A genomic region of Streptosporangium lutulentum contains the following coding sequences:
- a CDS encoding NAD(P)H-hydrate dehydratase: MRTAYTSGQIRAAEAALMATVPEGTLMQRAATGLAVICARMLGAVYGSRVVLLVGGGDNGGDALYAGARLASRGARVDAIIAGSRVHAGGLKALRRAGGRASEFHDDAAARELIGAARLVVDGLVGIGGTGPLREPYATLARLASDAPCEVVAVDVPSGVDASSGRVDGAAVVADATVTFGAWKTGLLVDPGARHAGRAELVGIGLGPHLPDPDASALTDDDVASLLPVPGAASDKYRRGVVGIAAGSERYTGAAVLAVGGAIRAGAGMVRYVGVAEPVAQVRARWPETVITTLAPGEGIEEAGRVQAWVLGPGLGTDEDALAIARSVLASDVPVLVDADGLTLVAEDRTLLRRTAPVLITPHAGELSRLLDVPRERIEARGLEHVRRAAAELGVTVLLKGSTTLVAEEGRPVRVNPTGSPWLATGGTGDVLAGLTGTLLAAGLGGYDAASCAAYLHGIAGRRGPLSAGDVVDAVPGAMRAIMDRPQDDG, translated from the coding sequence ATGCGGACCGCGTACACCTCCGGTCAGATCAGGGCGGCCGAGGCGGCACTGATGGCGACGGTGCCCGAGGGCACCCTCATGCAGCGGGCGGCCACCGGGCTCGCCGTGATCTGCGCCAGGATGCTCGGCGCGGTGTACGGCTCCCGCGTCGTGCTGCTCGTCGGCGGCGGCGACAACGGCGGCGACGCCCTCTACGCCGGAGCGCGCCTGGCGTCCAGGGGAGCCAGGGTGGACGCGATCATCGCCGGATCGCGGGTCCACGCCGGGGGGCTGAAGGCTCTGCGCCGGGCGGGTGGCCGCGCCTCGGAATTCCACGACGACGCCGCGGCGCGCGAACTCATCGGGGCGGCACGCCTGGTGGTGGACGGGCTGGTCGGGATCGGCGGGACCGGACCCCTGCGCGAGCCGTACGCGACCCTCGCCCGGCTCGCGAGCGACGCGCCCTGCGAGGTGGTCGCGGTGGACGTGCCGAGCGGGGTGGACGCGTCCAGCGGGCGGGTCGACGGGGCCGCGGTCGTGGCGGACGCCACCGTCACGTTCGGGGCGTGGAAGACAGGACTGCTCGTCGACCCGGGCGCGCGGCACGCGGGGCGGGCGGAGCTCGTCGGCATCGGGCTGGGCCCCCATCTGCCGGACCCCGACGCGTCCGCGCTGACCGACGACGACGTGGCGTCGCTGCTGCCCGTCCCCGGGGCCGCCTCCGACAAATACCGCCGGGGCGTCGTCGGGATCGCGGCCGGGAGCGAGCGCTACACCGGGGCCGCGGTGCTGGCCGTGGGCGGGGCGATCCGGGCCGGGGCGGGCATGGTCCGCTACGTGGGTGTCGCCGAGCCGGTGGCGCAGGTGCGGGCCCGCTGGCCCGAGACCGTGATCACGACCCTCGCGCCGGGGGAGGGGATCGAGGAGGCGGGCCGCGTGCAGGCGTGGGTGCTCGGGCCCGGGCTCGGCACGGATGAGGACGCCCTCGCCATCGCCCGCTCGGTGCTGGCGAGCGACGTCCCGGTGCTCGTGGACGCCGACGGGCTGACGCTGGTCGCCGAGGACAGGACGCTGCTCCGCCGTACCGCCCCCGTGCTGATCACTCCGCACGCGGGCGAGCTGTCGCGGCTGCTGGACGTGCCGCGCGAGCGGATCGAGGCGCGAGGACTGGAGCACGTACGGCGGGCGGCGGCGGAGCTGGGCGTGACCGTGCTGCTCAAGGGCTCGACCACGCTGGTCGCGGAGGAGGGCCGGCCGGTCAGGGTCAACCCCACCGGCAGCCCGTGGCTGGCCACCGGCGGCACCGGCGACGTGCTGGCCGGGCTCACCGGTACGCTCCTGGCCGCGGGGCTCGGCGGATACGACGCGGCCTCCTGCGCCGCCTACCTCCACGGAATCGCGGGTCGGCGCGGTCCGCTCTCCGCGGGGGACGTCGTGGACGCCGTCCCCGGGGCGATGAGAGCGATCATGGATCGGCCCCAGGACGACGGCTGA
- a CDS encoding holo-ACP synthase: MIVGIGVDVVDVARFEATLTRTPALRARLFTQAEGVLATASLAARFAAKEAVAKALGAPPGLRHLDAEVLSGEHGRPELRVTGRVAEVARTLGVTRWHISLTHDGGVAIAYVIAEG; encoded by the coding sequence ATGATCGTTGGAATCGGCGTCGACGTCGTGGACGTGGCCAGGTTCGAGGCGACTCTGACGCGGACGCCCGCGCTGAGGGCGCGGTTGTTCACCCAAGCCGAGGGCGTGCTGGCGACGGCCTCCCTGGCGGCGAGGTTCGCGGCCAAGGAGGCCGTGGCCAAGGCGCTGGGCGCACCGCCCGGCCTGCGGCACCTGGACGCCGAGGTGCTGAGCGGGGAGCACGGGCGGCCGGAGTTGCGGGTGACGGGCCGGGTGGCGGAGGTCGCCCGGACCCTGGGAGTCACCCGCTGGCATATTTCCCTGACCCATGACGGGGGCGTCGCCATCGCCTACGTGATCGCCGAAGGTTAG